One genomic segment of Natrialbaceae archaeon AArc-T1-2 includes these proteins:
- a CDS encoding DUF7577 domain-containing protein, with the protein MELWGWLVGYVVLFALLHLLLYYAYVRRGSDDGSPMPSFADGNRAGTQYSSSSDGYSGSGDDTDAEPEFDGETIRCPHCGVRNDADKTYTYCWNCISTLRQ; encoded by the coding sequence ATGGAGCTCTGGGGCTGGCTCGTCGGGTACGTGGTCCTGTTCGCCCTGCTTCACCTGTTACTGTACTACGCCTACGTCCGCCGTGGAAGCGACGACGGCTCCCCGATGCCGTCCTTTGCCGACGGCAACCGCGCCGGTACCCAGTACTCTTCGAGCTCCGACGGCTACTCCGGATCGGGCGACGACACCGACGCCGAACCGGAGTTCGACGGCGAGACGATCAGGTGTCCCCACTGCGGCGTCCGGAACGACGCCGACAAGACGTACACGTACTGCTGGAACTGCATCTCGACGCTTCGGCAGTGA
- a CDS encoding HalOD1 output domain-containing protein, whose translation MYDRDPTSNHDTPRPPAVYRVTHDPDGPATLSTTVVHALADCLGVDVTDATFTLYDSIDPDALDAIFRPRYDGAARTGGHVSFVVQRHYVTVYADGEILIEPTEATR comes from the coding sequence ATGTACGACCGAGACCCCACGTCCAACCACGACACGCCACGTCCTCCCGCAGTGTATCGCGTCACGCACGACCCGGACGGTCCCGCCACGCTTAGTACGACAGTCGTGCACGCACTCGCCGACTGCCTCGGCGTCGACGTCACCGACGCGACGTTCACGCTGTACGACTCGATCGACCCCGACGCGCTCGATGCCATCTTTCGACCACGTTACGACGGGGCGGCCCGCACCGGCGGTCACGTCTCGTTCGTCGTCCAACGACACTACGTCACGGTCTACGCCGACGGCGAGATCCTGATCGAGCCGACCGAGGCTACTCGGTAA
- a CDS encoding PRC-barrel domain containing protein, which translates to MSRTTLTADDEGKRVLNTDGTAVGRIVDVEDGRGYVEPDPSLTDTIKAKLGWGDVSETAHPLDEGSIERITDDEVYLRGNL; encoded by the coding sequence ATGTCCAGAACGACACTCACCGCGGACGACGAGGGGAAACGCGTCCTGAACACCGACGGAACGGCAGTCGGCCGAATCGTCGATGTCGAGGACGGTCGCGGCTACGTCGAGCCGGATCCGAGCCTCACCGACACGATCAAGGCAAAACTCGGCTGGGGCGACGTCAGCGAGACCGCTCACCCGCTCGACGAGGGCAGCATCGAGAGGATCACCGACGACGAGGTGTACCTCCGCGGCAATCTCTAA
- a CDS encoding NAD+ synthase produces MMDLRFSEAELELRREHITDFIREQVDAAGVDGVVLGLSGGIDSTLTAYLAVEALGADAVHGLVLPARVSDDEHMGDAERVAHDLEMPVDVIEIEPVIETLLEAYPEAEDDHVAVGNARARVRAVFNYLVANHEDRLVLGTGNRSEAAVGYFTKYGDGAVDCHPIGNLYKAQVRQLARHVGVPEELVTKTPTAELWADQTDEEEMGLDYDTLDAILATHVDGPLSSAAAARHLAVDEETVATVRGMYEASAHKRTVPPAPEPLE; encoded by the coding sequence ATGATGGACCTTCGGTTCTCGGAGGCAGAACTGGAACTGCGACGCGAACACATTACCGACTTCATTCGCGAACAGGTCGACGCCGCGGGTGTCGACGGAGTCGTCCTCGGACTCTCCGGTGGGATCGACAGTACGCTCACCGCCTACCTCGCGGTCGAGGCCCTCGGTGCCGACGCCGTCCACGGCCTCGTTCTCCCCGCCCGAGTCAGCGACGACGAGCACATGGGAGACGCCGAACGGGTCGCTCACGACCTCGAGATGCCCGTCGACGTCATCGAGATCGAGCCGGTGATCGAGACGCTGCTCGAGGCCTATCCCGAGGCGGAGGACGATCACGTCGCCGTTGGCAACGCTCGGGCGCGCGTACGGGCAGTGTTCAACTACCTCGTGGCGAACCACGAAGACCGGCTCGTACTCGGCACCGGCAACCGCAGCGAGGCCGCGGTGGGCTATTTCACCAAGTACGGCGACGGCGCGGTCGACTGTCACCCAATCGGGAACCTCTACAAGGCACAGGTCCGCCAGCTCGCCCGTCACGTCGGCGTGCCGGAGGAACTGGTCACGAAGACGCCGACGGCCGAACTGTGGGCCGACCAGACCGACGAAGAGGAGATGGGACTGGACTACGACACGCTCGATGCCATCCTCGCGACGCACGTCGACGGCCCGCTGTCGTCTGCCGCTGCCGCCCGTCACCTCGCCGTCGACGAGGAGACCGTCGCGACCGTTCGCGGCATGTACGAGGCGAGTGCACACAAACGAACCGTACCGCCGGCACCCGAGCCGCTCGAGTAG
- a CDS encoding enoyl-CoA hydratase/isomerase family protein, whose translation MIEPDADGEICTVTIDRPDARNALPWEGLDELEAAIVDATEPIVYLEGTGPAFCAGADLDVVAELDGPEARRFAERGQAVATAIEESSSIVVAGIDGPARGGGLELALACDLRVATPEATFSEPGVTFGLFGAWGGTVRLPRVLGEGDALELALSGRVVDAEEALRMGLISRIEDDPRTVATELADNAADALSVLKRRLRDDGDRKRQERREAEAFADLVVAHAEELAALRE comes from the coding sequence ATGATCGAACCCGACGCCGACGGCGAGATTTGCACCGTGACGATCGATCGTCCCGACGCGCGCAACGCGCTTCCCTGGGAGGGACTCGACGAACTCGAGGCTGCGATCGTCGACGCCACCGAACCGATCGTCTATCTCGAAGGAACCGGACCAGCCTTCTGTGCGGGGGCGGATCTGGACGTCGTCGCTGAACTCGACGGGCCGGAGGCACGGCGATTCGCCGAACGCGGCCAGGCGGTCGCGACCGCGATCGAGGAGTCGTCGTCGATCGTCGTCGCCGGGATCGACGGACCGGCACGAGGCGGTGGTCTCGAACTCGCACTCGCCTGTGACCTCCGGGTCGCGACGCCGGAGGCGACGTTCAGCGAGCCGGGCGTAACGTTCGGTCTCTTCGGTGCGTGGGGCGGGACGGTCCGGCTCCCGCGGGTGCTCGGCGAGGGCGACGCCCTCGAGCTTGCGCTCTCGGGACGGGTGGTAGACGCCGAGGAGGCACTCCGGATGGGACTCATCTCGCGGATCGAGGACGACCCCCGGACGGTTGCGACGGAACTCGCCGACAACGCCGCCGACGCACTCTCCGTACTGAAACGACGACTGCGCGACGACGGCGACCGAAAACGCCAGGAACGACGCGAGGCCGAGGCGTTCGCAGACCTCGTCGTCGCCCACGCCGAGGAGCTGGCCGCGTTGCGGGAGTAG
- a CDS encoding DUF7114 family protein has protein sequence MDRAARCRRAARDAVADVEPPRLHDVITDLLEAASMTPGVLTLESAVAIDADADADVEPVLDRAAGVQLIYEGLRLTRSLAHAEPWADANTHTYTDADVVSDDLDADLEILAADILVARGFYLLARTGAAEMAVRTVQAFGRDQTLREQPDADAEAIDANLECDVLELAVTAGTSAVGSTPPAELFAIANDVSDAVGVGFPPATECLSDLDISEMDATPGEEAATDRATSATDS, from the coding sequence ATGGACAGGGCCGCCCGCTGCCGGCGCGCCGCCCGCGACGCCGTCGCGGACGTCGAACCGCCCCGGTTGCACGACGTTATCACCGACCTGCTCGAGGCCGCATCGATGACGCCGGGTGTACTCACGCTCGAGAGCGCCGTCGCGATCGACGCCGACGCCGACGCCGACGTCGAACCCGTCCTCGATCGCGCCGCCGGCGTCCAGCTCATCTACGAGGGCCTGCGCCTGACGCGATCGCTCGCACACGCCGAACCGTGGGCAGACGCCAACACCCACACCTACACCGATGCCGACGTCGTAAGCGACGACCTCGATGCCGACCTCGAGATCCTCGCCGCCGACATCCTCGTTGCCCGCGGGTTCTACCTGCTCGCACGAACCGGTGCCGCAGAGATGGCCGTCCGGACCGTCCAGGCGTTCGGCCGCGACCAGACGCTGCGCGAGCAGCCGGACGCCGACGCCGAGGCTATCGACGCCAACCTCGAGTGTGACGTCCTCGAGCTCGCGGTGACTGCCGGGACGTCCGCGGTCGGGTCGACGCCGCCGGCCGAGCTGTTCGCAATCGCAAACGACGTAAGCGACGCCGTTGGCGTCGGCTTTCCACCTGCGACAGAGTGTCTGTCCGATCTCGATATATCGGAGATGGACGCGACCCCGGGTGAGGAGGCTGCGACCGATCGAGCAACGTCGGCGACTGACTCGTGA
- a CDS encoding MBL fold metallo-hydrolase yields the protein MIVERVAVGEGTPEGTNSAYVLPDRGVVIDPGPPTDDAWDDLRAGLDRADVALADVEHVLVTHWHADHAGLAPRLAMEADATVAMGEDDATLVADYAAERENRLERDATAMRSWGVPHETVASVIAGDEPSSMSDTHPVETLSDGDRVAGLEVLATLGHTLGHTAFGTADVTFVGDAVLPTYTPNVGGSDTRTTDPLATYRDTLDRLEERPGRLLPGHGTSLESDRIDVVRAHHRERTERVTRTLEAIGPATPWELACELFGDLADVHVKFGAGEAAAHLERLEREGTVERVAREPVVYRRRAEFDS from the coding sequence ATGATCGTCGAGCGCGTCGCCGTCGGCGAGGGAACGCCGGAAGGAACGAACAGCGCGTACGTCCTGCCCGACCGGGGTGTCGTAATCGACCCCGGGCCGCCGACCGACGATGCCTGGGACGACCTCCGGGCCGGACTCGACCGCGCCGACGTAGCGCTCGCAGACGTCGAACACGTACTCGTCACACACTGGCACGCAGACCACGCTGGACTCGCGCCGCGGCTGGCGATGGAGGCGGACGCGACGGTCGCGATGGGCGAAGACGACGCGACCCTGGTCGCCGACTACGCCGCCGAGCGCGAGAACCGACTCGAGCGAGACGCGACGGCGATGCGGTCGTGGGGCGTCCCCCACGAAACGGTCGCGTCGGTGATCGCAGGCGACGAGCCGTCGTCGATGTCCGACACCCACCCGGTCGAGACGCTTTCCGACGGCGACCGAGTCGCCGGCCTCGAGGTGCTGGCCACGCTGGGGCACACGCTTGGTCACACCGCGTTCGGGACCGCCGACGTGACGTTCGTCGGCGACGCCGTCTTGCCGACGTACACCCCGAACGTCGGCGGCAGCGACACCCGAACGACCGATCCACTCGCGACGTATCGCGACACACTCGACCGTCTCGAGGAGCGACCGGGCCGGCTCCTGCCCGGTCACGGGACGAGCCTCGAGTCCGATCGCATCGACGTCGTCCGTGCCCACCACCGCGAGCGAACCGAACGCGTCACGCGGACTCTCGAGGCGATCGGCCCGGCGACGCCGTGGGAACTCGCCTGCGAGCTGTTCGGTGACCTCGCGGACGTCCACGTCAAGTTCGGAGCCGGCGAGGCGGCGGCTCACCTCGAGCGCCTCGAGCGCGAGGGGACCGTCGAACGCGTCGCCCGCGAGCCGGTCGTCTATCGACGCCGAGCCGAGTTCGATTCGTAG
- a CDS encoding thioredoxin family protein: protein MALEESRTDLEAGEPAPAFELPGTDGETYTLESFADDEALLVVFTCNHCPYAKAKFDLLNDLASEYDDVSVVGINPNDAAEYPEDSVEKMKAYVEDGTIQYDAYLRDESQEVAAEYGAACTPDPFLFERDDGEFRLVYHGRLDDALNPDDEPTRYHIREAIDAVLVGEDVDLEWQPSRGCSIKWNDDY, encoded by the coding sequence ATGGCACTGGAAGAGTCCCGGACGGATCTCGAAGCGGGCGAGCCCGCGCCCGCGTTCGAGCTGCCCGGCACCGACGGCGAGACGTACACGCTCGAGTCATTCGCCGACGACGAGGCGCTGTTGGTCGTGTTCACCTGCAATCACTGCCCGTACGCGAAAGCGAAGTTCGACCTGCTCAACGACCTTGCGTCCGAGTACGACGACGTCTCGGTCGTCGGTATCAACCCGAACGACGCAGCGGAGTATCCCGAAGACTCCGTCGAGAAGATGAAAGCGTACGTCGAAGACGGAACGATCCAGTACGACGCCTACCTCCGGGACGAGTCCCAGGAGGTCGCTGCCGAGTACGGTGCGGCCTGTACGCCCGATCCGTTCCTCTTCGAACGGGACGACGGCGAGTTCCGGCTCGTCTATCACGGCCGGCTCGACGACGCCCTGAACCCCGACGACGAACCCACTCGATACCACATCCGGGAGGCGATCGACGCCGTGCTGGTGGGCGAGGACGTCGACCTCGAGTGGCAACCCTCGCGGGGCTGTTCGATCAAGTGGAACGACGACTATTGA
- a CDS encoding TIGR00341 family protein: MRYLEITVPEGRRQAVLTILEDEGVDYVVSDETSGRGYEAVVRFPLPTRAVEPTLDRLNQAGVGEEARVVVVDAETVISQQFDDLLEQHSHDGAKGERTSRQVLRTKADELTPAFPIYVVMLLISAVVATSGLLADSPAVVVGSMVIAPLIGPALASSVGIVTGDDGLKATGFRYQVVGLAVVVAASIGLASLARLAGLEPGGVDIVVVAELQERVSPNVFSLAVALGAGVAGILSLTRGFSEAIVGVMIAAALIPPAAAVGITVAWGMYGAAAGAAVLVAVNVLSINLAALATLWVAGYRPQGLFEVSPTRRPTYTYAAVFAVALLVLAAPLAGITLLDFQSTQLSSAADDEVETALEEPVYDDFELDSVEVVLDDDYPFRSIDQVVVTVSGDDPGQLPELADRIHDGVSAHDESAVVEVRFIVAEQRGGEVETSDSIAHACKRVESATCVSTLMIGPQDTQADAEIQQETRGTYAS; this comes from the coding sequence ATGCGGTACCTGGAGATCACAGTTCCGGAGGGACGCCGCCAGGCCGTGCTCACTATCCTCGAGGACGAAGGAGTCGACTACGTCGTCAGCGACGAGACGAGCGGCCGGGGTTACGAGGCTGTCGTCCGATTTCCGCTCCCGACGCGGGCCGTCGAGCCGACGCTCGACCGCCTGAACCAGGCCGGGGTCGGTGAGGAGGCACGCGTCGTCGTCGTCGACGCCGAGACGGTCATCTCCCAGCAGTTCGACGACCTGCTCGAACAACACAGCCACGACGGCGCGAAAGGCGAACGGACCTCGCGGCAGGTGCTCCGGACGAAAGCGGACGAACTCACGCCAGCGTTTCCCATCTACGTCGTGATGTTGCTCATAAGCGCCGTCGTCGCCACGTCCGGACTGCTCGCGGACTCGCCGGCGGTCGTCGTCGGCTCGATGGTGATCGCGCCGCTTATCGGCCCCGCACTCGCCTCGAGCGTCGGCATCGTCACCGGCGACGACGGGCTGAAAGCGACGGGGTTTCGCTACCAGGTCGTCGGCCTGGCGGTCGTCGTCGCCGCCTCGATCGGACTCGCTTCGCTCGCCAGACTGGCGGGGCTCGAGCCCGGTGGCGTCGATATCGTCGTCGTCGCCGAGTTACAAGAGCGGGTCTCGCCCAACGTGTTCTCGCTCGCGGTCGCGCTGGGTGCTGGCGTTGCCGGCATCCTGAGTCTCACTCGAGGATTCTCGGAGGCCATCGTCGGCGTGATGATCGCCGCCGCGCTCATCCCGCCCGCCGCCGCGGTCGGAATCACGGTCGCCTGGGGGATGTACGGCGCGGCCGCCGGTGCCGCCGTACTCGTCGCCGTCAACGTACTCTCGATCAACCTCGCCGCCCTGGCCACGCTGTGGGTCGCCGGCTACCGTCCCCAGGGGCTGTTCGAGGTGTCGCCGACCCGCCGTCCGACCTACACGTATGCGGCCGTCTTCGCGGTCGCGTTACTCGTACTCGCCGCGCCACTTGCCGGCATCACTCTGCTCGACTTCCAGTCGACCCAGCTGTCGTCGGCGGCCGACGACGAGGTCGAGACGGCCCTCGAAGAGCCCGTGTACGACGACTTCGAGCTCGATTCGGTCGAGGTAGTCCTCGACGACGACTACCCGTTCCGGTCGATCGATCAGGTCGTCGTCACCGTCTCCGGCGACGACCCCGGACAGTTACCCGAACTCGCAGACCGGATCCACGACGGGGTCTCGGCCCATGACGAGTCGGCCGTCGTCGAGGTTCGGTTCATCGTTGCCGAACAGCGCGGTGGCGAGGTCGAGACGTCCGATAGTATAGCTCACGCCTGCAAACGAGTGGAATCTGCGACGTGTGTGAGCACGCTGATGATCGGGCCACAAGACACCCAAGCCGATGCTGAAATCCAGCAGGAGACGCGTGGAACGTATGCGTCTTGA
- a CDS encoding BtpA/SgcQ family protein yields the protein MTHDPFDTDTPVVGMVHLPPLPGSPRFDGDREAIRERALEDARTLEEGGVDAVLLENFGDAPFYPEDVPTHVVADLASVATELTEAVDLPVGVNVLRNDATAALSVAAASDASFIRVNVHVGTAATDQGLLEGQAHETLRLRERLEADVAILADVHVKHATPVGDDTLERAARETVERGLADGVIVSGPGTGTETALEDVARVTETLADREVGVFVGSGVTNETIDDLFAAGADGAIVGTALKRDGETTNPVALERVRDVVDAVIDP from the coding sequence GTGACTCACGATCCATTCGATACCGACACTCCCGTCGTCGGCATGGTCCACCTGCCGCCGTTGCCCGGCTCACCGCGGTTCGACGGCGACCGCGAGGCGATCCGCGAGCGCGCCCTCGAGGACGCCCGGACGCTCGAGGAAGGCGGCGTCGACGCCGTGCTCCTCGAGAACTTCGGGGACGCACCCTTCTATCCCGAGGACGTGCCGACACACGTCGTCGCCGACCTCGCCTCGGTCGCGACCGAGCTGACCGAAGCCGTCGACCTCCCCGTCGGGGTCAACGTCCTGCGAAACGACGCGACTGCGGCGCTGTCGGTGGCAGCCGCGTCCGACGCGTCGTTTATTCGTGTGAACGTCCACGTCGGGACCGCCGCGACCGATCAGGGGCTGCTCGAGGGACAGGCCCACGAGACCCTGCGACTTCGCGAGCGACTCGAAGCCGACGTGGCGATCCTCGCCGACGTCCACGTCAAACACGCCACGCCGGTCGGGGACGACACGCTCGAGCGAGCCGCCCGCGAGACGGTCGAGCGCGGGCTGGCCGACGGCGTGATCGTCTCTGGCCCGGGTACCGGTACCGAGACGGCCCTCGAGGACGTCGCCCGCGTCACAGAGACGCTCGCGGATCGAGAGGTCGGCGTCTTCGTCGGCAGCGGCGTGACGAACGAGACGATCGACGATCTGTTCGCGGCCGGTGCAGACGGTGCGATCGTCGGGACGGCGCTGAAACGAGACGGCGAAACGACGAATCCAGTCGCACTCGAGCGGGTTCGAGACGTCGTCGACGCCGTCATCGACCCCTGA
- a CDS encoding DUF7344 domain-containing protein — protein MVSIDNAPGERRGTETGRAFELDEVLAALHTRRRRYVVYYLQEVEVATVKELAQKSLELEPDGTDVQATDVECRRQRLVHGDLPQLATLDVLEYDPASETVRYDDPPAVLDGILHVCKELER, from the coding sequence ATGGTGTCAATTGACAATGCCCCCGGTGAACGCCGGGGCACAGAGACAGGACGTGCGTTCGAACTCGACGAGGTGCTCGCGGCCCTGCACACGAGGCGGCGACGGTACGTCGTCTACTATCTGCAGGAGGTCGAGGTGGCGACGGTCAAAGAACTCGCCCAGAAGAGCCTCGAGCTCGAACCCGACGGGACGGACGTGCAGGCGACGGACGTAGAGTGCCGGCGTCAGCGACTCGTCCACGGCGATCTCCCACAGCTCGCGACCCTCGACGTTCTCGAGTACGATCCGGCGAGCGAAACGGTTCGATACGACGATCCGCCGGCAGTACTCGACGGGATCTTGCACGTTTGCAAAGAACTCGAACGGTGA
- a CDS encoding dCTP deaminase, with protein sequence MSAEHPLAERVDNLVYEPVQVHDHGVDLTVSAIYEVAAPGRLDFGGDELEDADFEPHPTELRNPDDDYEWWHLEGGQYVLQHNEFLTDLEEPALLQPRNDLLARGGSHPSVRVRSHLPLVPLSVADGGIRIKENARVSTLVSAATTEP encoded by the coding sequence ATGTCCGCGGAACATCCGCTCGCGGAACGCGTCGACAACCTGGTGTATGAACCCGTCCAGGTCCACGACCACGGCGTCGACCTCACCGTCAGCGCCATCTACGAGGTCGCTGCCCCCGGCCGCCTCGACTTCGGCGGCGACGAACTCGAAGACGCCGACTTCGAGCCACACCCGACCGAGCTACGGAATCCCGACGACGACTACGAGTGGTGGCACCTCGAGGGCGGCCAGTACGTCCTCCAGCACAACGAGTTTCTCACCGATCTCGAGGAGCCGGCCCTCCTCCAGCCGCGAAACGACCTGCTCGCCCGCGGCGGCTCACACCCGTCCGTGCGGGTTCGGTCGCATCTGCCGCTCGTGCCACTGTCGGTCGCCGACGGCGGCATCCGGATCAAAGAGAACGCACGCGTTTCGACGCTGGTTTCGGCGGCGACGACCGAGCCGTAA
- a CDS encoding O-methyltransferase: protein MVLTDEVARFVRAIGPDPDETLIEMDEYAAAEGFPHVGPEVGAFLRLLARMVDAERAFEFGSGYGYSAYWLAEALPDDGEIVLTEVDEDELELAREYMADGGYDELARYELGDALETIERYDGPFDVVLIDHQKHRYLEAFEAVREQVPVGGVVVADNAIAATPIQTEKLLAILDGESPSELTKETRGVADYLEAVTTDPDFETVAVALGEGIAVSYRTA, encoded by the coding sequence ATGGTCCTGACAGACGAGGTCGCCCGGTTCGTTCGCGCGATCGGACCCGACCCGGACGAGACGCTGATCGAGATGGACGAGTACGCCGCCGCCGAGGGCTTTCCCCACGTCGGCCCCGAGGTCGGCGCGTTCCTACGGCTGCTCGCCCGGATGGTCGACGCCGAGCGAGCCTTCGAGTTCGGCTCCGGCTACGGCTACTCGGCGTACTGGCTCGCCGAGGCGTTACCCGACGACGGCGAGATCGTCCTCACGGAGGTCGACGAGGACGAACTCGAGCTCGCCCGTGAGTACATGGCCGACGGCGGCTACGACGAGCTCGCCCGCTACGAGCTCGGCGACGCCCTCGAGACGATCGAACGCTACGACGGCCCGTTCGACGTGGTCCTGATCGATCACCAGAAACACCGCTACCTGGAGGCGTTCGAGGCGGTTCGAGAGCAGGTACCCGTCGGAGGCGTCGTCGTCGCCGACAACGCGATCGCGGCGACGCCGATCCAGACCGAGAAGCTGCTGGCGATTCTCGACGGCGAGTCACCGTCCGAGCTCACCAAAGAGACCCGCGGCGTCGCCGACTACCTCGAGGCGGTGACAACCGATCCCGACTTCGAGACGGTCGCAGTGGCGCTCGGGGAAGGGATCGCGGTCAGCTACCGTACCGCCTGA
- a CDS encoding 1,4-dihydroxy-2-naphthoyl-CoA synthase has translation MVSALFDPDRWEPIDELDTRDITYHRAVDGGTVRIAFDRPEVRNAFRPGTVDELYDALDHAKRQTDVGCVLLTGNGPSPEDGGWAFCSGGDQTIRGDAGYEYEGTEERASEQGRLHILEVQRLIRHIPKVVVCVVPGWAVGGGHSLHVVCDLTLASEEHAKFLQTDPDVGSYDAGFGSAYLARQVGQKKAREVFFLGKTYSAEEAAEMGMVNEVVPHEELEERALEWGEEINAKSPNAMRMLKYGFNMADDGLVGQQVFAGEATRLGYMTDEAKEGRDAFVEDREPDFSEFPWHY, from the coding sequence ATGGTTTCGGCACTGTTCGATCCGGACCGGTGGGAACCGATCGACGAGCTCGACACTCGGGATATTACCTATCATCGAGCCGTCGACGGAGGCACCGTTCGGATCGCGTTCGACCGCCCCGAAGTACGAAACGCGTTCCGTCCCGGCACCGTCGACGAGCTCTACGACGCCCTCGACCACGCGAAGCGCCAGACCGACGTCGGCTGTGTCCTGCTTACGGGCAACGGTCCCTCGCCGGAGGACGGAGGTTGGGCCTTTTGCTCGGGCGGCGACCAGACGATTCGCGGCGACGCCGGCTACGAGTACGAGGGAACCGAGGAACGAGCATCCGAGCAGGGCCGGCTGCACATCCTCGAGGTCCAGCGGCTCATCCGGCACATTCCGAAGGTCGTCGTCTGCGTGGTGCCCGGCTGGGCCGTCGGCGGCGGTCACTCCTTACACGTCGTCTGTGACCTGACGCTTGCGAGCGAAGAGCACGCGAAGTTCCTCCAGACCGACCCGGACGTCGGCAGTTACGACGCCGGCTTCGGTTCCGCGTACCTCGCCCGCCAGGTCGGCCAGAAGAAAGCCCGCGAGGTCTTTTTCCTCGGAAAGACCTACTCCGCGGAGGAAGCCGCCGAGATGGGCATGGTCAACGAGGTCGTCCCCCACGAGGAACTCGAGGAACGCGCCCTCGAGTGGGGCGAGGAGATCAACGCGAAGAGTCCGAACGCGATGCGGATGCTCAAGTACGGCTTCAACATGGCAGACGACGGGCTCGTCGGTCAGCAGGTCTTTGCGGGCGAGGCCACCCGGCTGGGGTACATGACCGATGAGGCCAAAGAAGGCCGGGACGCCTTCGTCGAGGACCGGGAGCCGGACTTTTCGGAGTTCCCCTGGCACTATTAA